Sequence from the Pelodiscus sinensis isolate JC-2024 chromosome 30, ASM4963464v1, whole genome shotgun sequence genome:
ATGATGGTGATTCATGAAGCAATATGCACACTTTGGCGTACCAAATATTTGATCCATGAAGGCCAACCTGTTGACTTTACTATGTTGACTAGGCAGTCATTTCATCTCTGACAGAGTATATTCTGCATGGCTTCCTTCACGTCTTTGTTTCTCAATGCATAGATGAAGGGGTTCAGCAGTGGGGTGACAACAGTGTTCAGAATATTGACTATCTTGGTCATCTCCAAAAAATTCCTTTCAGGCTTGACAAAGAGGAAAATGGTGGATCCGTACCAGATGaggacgacggccagatgggacGAGCAAGTGGAGAACGCCTTTTGACGGCCTTGGGCCGAGGGGATTTTCAGGATAGTGGAGATGATGTAGATGTAGGAAAGGAGCGTTATGACGCATGAGCCCAGGATAACAATGATTGAGGTGGTCAAACCCAACAGCTCAATGGTAGATATGTCCGTGCAAGCGATGACGATCCAGGATTCGATCTCACAGTAGAAGTGATTGATGGCAGAGCCACAGAAAGACAACTGTGATGTTAGACAGGCCAGTGGGGACATAGCCAGGAAACCAAACACCCAAGAGCCAAGAGCCAGCTGAGCTGACAAAGAGCTGTTCATAATGGTGCTATAATGCAATGGGTAACATATGGCCAAATAGCGATCATAGGCCATGACAGATAGAAGGAAATATTCCGTGCAGCCAAAGGAGAATACGAAGTACATCTGTAGGAGACAGCCAGTGAAGgagatggttttgtttttccccaGGAAGACAGCAAGAGCTTTAGGAACAGAGGAGGTGGTGTACCAGATCTCCAGGAAGGAGAGATTGCAGAGGAAGAAATACATTGGCGTGTGGAGGTGGCGATGTGTTACCACTAGCAAAATAATGGCCATGTTTCCCAGGACCGTCAGGGTGTACATCAAGAGGAAGAGCACAAAGAGGAAGATCTGCAAATATGGACTCCCTGGGAATCCCAGGAGGATGAATTCCATCACAGCAGTTTGATTCTGCTGCGCCATTCAGTCAGTTTTCCATGCTGAAATGGATGAAACAAGAGCCATGAAATACCAGAGGGCTTAGTCAGACAGTGATCTACATAATTATGGCCTTTCAGTGAATGCACCTGT
This genomic interval carries:
- the LOC102459311 gene encoding olfactory receptor 6F1-like → MAQQNQTAVMEFILLGFPGSPYLQIFLFVLFLLMYTLTVLGNMAIILLVVTHRHLHTPMYFFLCNLSFLEIWYTTSSVPKALAVFLGKNKTISFTGCLLQMYFVFSFGCTEYFLLSVMAYDRYLAICYPLHYSTIMNSSLSAQLALGSWVFGFLAMSPLACLTSQLSFCGSAINHFYCEIESWIVIACTDISTIELLGLTTSIIVILGSCVITLLSYIYIISTILKIPSAQGRQKAFSTCSSHLAVVLIWYGSTIFLFVKPERNFLEMTKIVNILNTVVTPLLNPFIYALRNKDVKEAMQNILCQR